From Juglans regia cultivar Chandler chromosome 6, Walnut 2.0, whole genome shotgun sequence, the proteins below share one genomic window:
- the LOC108987456 gene encoding uncharacterized protein LOC108987456 — translation MRATAVKGEFSVIDVASRVTLLGMTPGDVDYEASETRDAGVITGRVRLYDFYACTLFDSGASQSFVSATFAQMCNLVMEPLSQSLLVTLPNGEMVWCSKVALGCPLDFGGRTLDADLIVFKLLGFDIILGMDWLYRYSANIECRSRVIGFQLSDGDYLEFVGSKLKARPSIISAIQAKRDIACGADAFLVQVVSTPSEKKSLADILVVEEFPDVFVDELSGLRPVRNMEFVIDLEPGVAPVHKAPYRMAPAELKELKTQLLELVDK, via the exons ATGAGGGCGACTGCGGTCAAAGGGGAATTCAGTGTTATAGATGTGGCTAGCCGGGTCACTTTGCTCGGGA TGACTCCTGGCGATGTGGATTATGAGGCTTCAGAGACCCGCGACGCTGGGGTGATTACTGGTAGAGTTCGTCTATATGATTTCTATGCATGTACTTTGTTTGATTCTGGGGCGTCCCAATCTTTTGTGTCCGCCACTTTTGCTCAGATGTGTAATCTAGTCATGGAGCCTTTATCACAATCCCTATTAGTGACTCTTCCAAATGGTGAGATGGTATGGTGCTCCAAAGTTGCTTTAGGCTGTCCTTTGGATTTTGGTGGGAGGACACTGGACGCAGATTTGATTGTATTCAAGTTGCTtggatttgatataattttgggtatggattggctgtatCGATATTCTGCAAATATTGAGTGTAGAAGTCGAGTAATTGGTTTTCAACTCTCGGATGgggattatttagaattcgtgggaagcaaGTTGAAGGCAAGACCATCAATTATATCAGCAATTCAAGCTAAGAGAGATATAGCTTGTGGAGCAGATGCTTTTTTGGTTCAAGTCGTGTCTACACCATCTGAGAAGAAATCTTTAGCGGATATTCTAGTGGTGGAAGAATTTCCCGATGTGTTCGTGGACGAGTTATCTGGATTGCGTCCCGTTCGCAATATGGAATTTGTTATTGATCTGGAACCTGGGGTGGCTCCTGTGCATAAGGCTCCTTACCGCATGGCACCGGCtgagttaaaagagttgaagactCAATTGCTAGAATTGGTTGACAAATGA